The following nucleotide sequence is from Nothobranchius furzeri strain GRZ-AD chromosome 11, NfurGRZ-RIMD1, whole genome shotgun sequence.
TTTGAATGCCATTTTGACATATTTTATGTATCTTTCCTAAGGTGGTTGAGGTTGATACCAAGTACTCATTTGATCAGGAAGACTTTGAGTTCCACGGTGGTCCAGTCCATTCCGATGGCATCCTGCACAACCTTGACTCGTTTCGTAACGATGACCTTTTCACAGATGTGGTCATCAAAGCGGGCGGTAAAGAGTTCCGTTGCCACCGTGCTGTTCTTGCAGCATGCTCTCCCTACTTCAAAGCCATGTTCACCAACAATTACCGTGAGCGCAATTCATTGACAATTGAGATCAGTGGCATTGACCGTAAAATGATGGAGATCTTGCTTAGCTTTATTTACACCGGCCATGCCACGATTGAGCCAGAAAACGTACCACCTCTTTATGAAGCCTCCAACCTCTTCCAGATCAAACAGCTGGGGGATGCGTGTGTACAGTTCattgcagagcagcaggacccgTGCAACTGCCTGGGCTTCTTACGTTTTGCAGAAATCTATTCACTGGACAATCTAGTCAGTGCCTGTCTCAGATATGCCCGGGAAAACTTCACAGAGGTGCTGCAGCACGAAGAGTTCCTTGACCTAAAACCCAAAGAGCTGAAAAGAGTCATCGACAGtgatgagctgtgtgtgtgtaaggaggAGTATGTGTTTGAGGCGGTCATGCGATGGGTGAACCACAATGTGGATAAGAGGATGTCCAGCCTCAGAGAATTGCTGGGACTCGTTCGCTTGCCCCTGCTGCATCCCACCTACTTTGTCCAGGTGGTGGAGGGAGACCCGCTCATCCAGAAATTCTCAGACGTCTACGACCTTATCTATGAAGCCAGATGCTACCATGTGCTAGGAATGGAAATCACATCACCTAGGACACGTCCACGACGGTAATGAAAAATTCAGCTTCTTTGGTATGAGGTATACTAGTCAGCTAGATTTGATAACCCGTGGAAGTAGTTTAACTTGTTATGACTGATCTTTCCTCTGAAAAGCATTTTCATTGATCTCCTCCACCTGTTTTCTCCCTCTGGTTAAAGTCTTTGCCCCACTTTGACAACAGTTTGTGAGCAGTCGGGCAATCTTTGAACCCGTCCAGCTTAGCTGGGGGTGATAACATGCTAATGAACTCTGTGCTCCTGGCCCTGTTATTGTCGTCTGTGCACGTGAGCGAGACAGACAGGGAGTGTAATTATGCTGAAGAGACAAACTTGGCATCCACGACGGTTTGAGTATTTTGAAATGGAAATGGTAGAGGGAGACAGGACATGTTCAAACGCAGTCTAGATTCTTAAAAAAAACACTTGATGCAAGAAATAGCAATCAAATGAACTGTTGGGTCTTGTTATATACCAGCGGTGCAGCTCATCTCACAGGTGTGTTTCTACTGTCTTCGTCTTTTCACCTTCTACCTGTTTACCAAGCAGTCTACTGTTTCTAACGTTTGAAGAGTGTCCAGTTGGACACTTTGATGAAAGACAAAGACTGGTGCTGAGTGAGACCTCATGAATAAACTACAAAACAGACCATATGGTAGGCTGCTACACGACAAACAGCAGTGCAGCTGCTTTTGCTGTTTGAACTGCTGAGTCGGTTCAAATGGGAACAACGCCAGCTGTCGGTTATTAAGGCTGTGCAGAGTTTACTTCAGCTGTGTTGCCATTATCCAGGCAGATCAGCAAGCCAGTTGAGAAGTTACTCTCCACATTGTCTGCTTCGTTTGCCCTGAGGGATAAAGTCGTGTTCACAACAAATGCCGGGTTTTCCGCCTTCGCGTCTACAGCTGGGCCTTTCCTTTCTTTCATGGGCTTCAAGTCTATAGTTGCTCTTTTGCTCTCAGATGAAGCTAAACCACTTGTGGGAGACCGCGTGTCACAGATGATTACACAGTTAAAACATCTCAAGAACAGATAGTGTCTCCATGTCATGCTAGGTTCTACAATCAATGCATCAGATATACATGATAACTCCTAGATATGTCGATCAAGTGGAAGTTTGGTCTTTAGTGTGTATTGTTGCACCCCATCGTGATACCTTTGCTATGAACTGAATTTTAAAAGAGTTGAGTTGCTTCTCCACAATTTCTCTTTCATGATCTTTGCCATTTTTTCTGCGCAGATCAACTGGCGTTGCAGAGGTGATTGTGGTGGTGGGTGGGTGTGAGCGGACTGGGGGCTTTAACGTGCCCTACACTGAAAGCTTTGATCCAGAAGATGGAGTGTGGAGGCCCCTGAAGAAGCTACCAGAGTTCACCAAGTCGGAGTACGCTGTTTGTGCCTTACGCAATGACATTCTGGTGTCTGGTAAGATCCTAATATGTTTTAAACACTCTGTGTGTCCTTTCCTGTGAGTAGTGGGTGGGATATGCCTCGTGTGGTTTTGCAATCTTTGGTTGTTTCAGTTTATGAAGTGAAAAAAATGACAGCAACATCTGGTTCACTCTCAGCGAGTAGCCCTCTTTGGTTGCCTCACTCATCCACTTTTTCTGTTGACCAATCACTAAGGTCCCCTCCTTCACATCAGTTCAACAACTTTCACAAACGCCACAAGAATCTAACACTTTTCTACAGAGTTTGTGCAAAATTTCAAAATACATTTGAATATTAACTACTCTTAAATCTTCTTGGAACAGCTAGTGCATTTCCAGGTTTTAGAGTCAAGAGTAGGAAAAGTTTCCTTCCCAGGAAATAAAGAGACCTAGATTAAACAAGATGCTATTATTACCTCACTGGTTTCAACAAATGAGGTCATGGGACGTGCTGCTGCCAGGCGTTTGGGTTTGACAGCAAAGAAGTTACATGATTTTGTTGGTGGGGTTGCTGGATTGTTTATACACAAAATGTTTTGTAAAATCTGCAGAACAAACACAACTGAATACAATAAAGAACAAACTAGTTTTTCTCCCCCAGCAAAGTTTCACTTTACAGAATGTTCTGGTGTGAGCTCATTCTCCCCTCCACTCACCGCCTGAAAACATTCATCTCCACATAGCCTCAGGATTTTACTGCCCCACTTTTGTCATTCATTTTCCGCACACATGTCCCTTTAATCTCTGTTTTACTAATTCTAATTTGCACCATCTATGTCATTTTCTGCCCAAACCATCTGGTACAAATGCCGTACAGAGACTCCGGCATTTAATCTGGCACAGCTGCAGGTAATTGTAGTGTTAAATATTGTGCAATTCAACCAGGTGAACAAAACATCTTTTGTTTGTCCACAAGCTTGACCTTTGCCAAAATATCTAGATCTTCCTAATCAGCTGCTATGTAATCTAACAATAATCAATTAAAATCATGTAGCTGCCTGCGTGGTAACAGGGT
It contains:
- the klhl24a gene encoding kelch-like protein 24a, which codes for MVWTMRRRLATNDSEIVISKRKVVEVDTKYSFDQEDFEFHGGPVHSDGILHNLDSFRNDDLFTDVVIKAGGKEFRCHRAVLAACSPYFKAMFTNNYRERNSLTIEISGIDRKMMEILLSFIYTGHATIEPENVPPLYEASNLFQIKQLGDACVQFIAEQQDPCNCLGFLRFAEIYSLDNLVSACLRYARENFTEVLQHEEFLDLKPKELKRVIDSDELCVCKEEYVFEAVMRWVNHNVDKRMSSLRELLGLVRLPLLHPTYFVQVVEGDPLIQKFSDVYDLIYEARCYHVLGMEITSPRTRPRRSTGVAEVIVVVGGCERTGGFNVPYTESFDPEDGVWRPLKKLPEFTKSEYAVCALRNDILVSGGRINSRDVWMYNSQLNIWIKVAPLSKGRWRHKMGVLLGKAYAVGGYDGHRRLNHVEFYDSHCNRWKEVAPMIEAVSSPAVAGCAKKLFVIGGGIEDDVCTNVVQCFDPETDSWNLRANLPIAKNCISAASLNQMIYVCGGLTPNIFCYDPNTDVWMNVAQMDYKVENCGMSVCNSKVFILGGRGTQGDALDTICCFDPEKGICQSPEKMSRPISHHGCVTIHCHNKARSGVLSSGTT